A genome region from Frankineae bacterium MT45 includes the following:
- a CDS encoding NAD(P)-dependent dehydrogenase, short-chain alcohol dehydrogenase family — MSTSSNPLSGQVGIVTGAGKGLGRAFALDLAAAGATVIVNNRNRQIDENGLGPADHVVAEISAAGGVAVAEYSDVSDPNAAETLVQLALERYGRIDFLVTNAAISGVAMFHKMTPAQFDAVTEINVGGTARLAMLCSREMRKAEFGRIVLIASTAGLHGEPTASAYSASKGAVIALGRAIAREGAPRNVLTNVVLPYATTQMTETGMNEKYRDVMTSEAVAPVVTALVDPESQLNGELLVCAAGGLRVAAAVEYGSVRLPANLSSAKLADLVVASRNRPPREFADAQVAFLDFAAEVTDD, encoded by the coding sequence GTGAGTACCTCTTCGAATCCCCTCTCCGGCCAGGTCGGAATCGTCACTGGCGCCGGCAAGGGCCTCGGCCGCGCCTTCGCCCTCGATCTCGCCGCCGCCGGCGCCACCGTCATCGTGAACAACCGCAATCGTCAGATCGACGAAAACGGGCTCGGTCCGGCCGACCACGTAGTCGCTGAGATCAGCGCGGCCGGCGGGGTCGCGGTGGCCGAATACAGCGACGTCAGCGACCCCAACGCCGCCGAAACGCTGGTGCAGTTGGCCCTGGAGCGCTACGGGCGCATCGACTTTCTGGTCACCAACGCCGCGATCAGTGGCGTCGCCATGTTCCACAAGATGACCCCGGCCCAGTTCGACGCGGTCACCGAGATCAACGTCGGCGGCACCGCCCGGCTGGCCATGCTCTGCTCCCGCGAGATGCGGAAGGCCGAATTCGGACGGATCGTCCTCATCGCCTCCACCGCAGGACTGCACGGCGAGCCCACAGCGTCGGCCTACAGCGCGAGCAAGGGCGCCGTGATCGCCCTCGGACGGGCGATCGCCCGCGAGGGAGCCCCCCGAAACGTGCTCACCAACGTCGTCCTTCCCTACGCAACGACTCAGATGACCGAAACCGGCATGAACGAGAAGTACCGCGACGTGATGACATCAGAGGCAGTGGCGCCGGTGGTGACCGCCCTGGTCGACCCGGAATCGCAGCTCAACGGCGAACTGCTGGTCTGCGCCGCGGGTGGCCTGCGGGTGGCGGCGGCCGTCGAGTACGGCTCGGTACGCCTTCCGGCGAACCTCTCCTCCGCTAAACTGGCCGATCTCGTGGTAGCCAGCCGGAACCGGCCGCCGCGCGAATTCGCCGACGCTCAGGTGGCATTCCTCGACTTCGCGGCCGAGGTCACTGATGACTGA
- a CDS encoding acyl-CoA thioesterase-2 yields the protein MTEATAVESNPAAGTGAPDADEQITSVGNLIEALRLTPVGAGRFRAGHVPMNLTHLFGGQVLAQALVAAARTVSPEKSAHSLHAYFLRAGDTRLPIEYVVETVRDGRRLSCRSVTAIQDGRPIATVITSFAATSGDIDHQPSPPERPEPYAVPTLADAAQSWGGLGPLWGGFEAIELRVEPRRGQRDADGRAWASQSSDLIWQRVALPLDDQLTHGTDVEGSPVLQQALLVYMSDIMLLAAALVPHGVPIGQEEGAGSNWSGVSLDHAIWFHQPVRSDEWLLFVQHSPFAGAGRSLSTAEIFDRSGNLVASVAQEGLILTLDP from the coding sequence ATGACTGAGGCCACCGCCGTCGAGTCGAATCCGGCGGCCGGAACCGGTGCCCCGGATGCCGACGAGCAGATCACCTCGGTCGGAAATCTCATCGAAGCGCTGCGCTTGACGCCGGTCGGCGCCGGGCGCTTCCGGGCCGGGCACGTCCCGATGAACCTCACGCATCTCTTCGGTGGACAGGTGCTGGCCCAGGCCCTGGTCGCGGCCGCACGCACCGTCTCACCGGAGAAGAGCGCACACTCCCTGCACGCGTACTTCCTCCGGGCCGGCGACACCCGACTGCCGATCGAATACGTCGTGGAGACAGTGCGCGACGGCCGCCGCCTCTCCTGCCGCTCGGTCACGGCGATCCAGGACGGACGCCCGATCGCCACCGTGATCACCTCTTTCGCCGCCACCTCGGGCGACATCGATCATCAGCCGAGCCCACCTGAGCGGCCCGAGCCCTACGCCGTACCCACCCTCGCCGACGCCGCCCAGAGCTGGGGCGGCCTCGGCCCGCTCTGGGGCGGATTCGAGGCGATCGAACTCCGCGTCGAGCCTCGGCGGGGTCAGCGGGATGCCGACGGCCGGGCCTGGGCCTCGCAGTCCTCCGACCTCATCTGGCAGCGGGTGGCCCTCCCCCTGGACGACCAGCTGACTCACGGCACGGACGTCGAGGGGAGCCCGGTTCTGCAGCAGGCGCTGCTGGTCTACATGAGCGACATCATGCTGCTGGCCGCGGCGCTGGTGCCCCACGGCGTGCCGATCGGGCAGGAGGAGGGGGCCGGAAGCAACTGGAGCGGCGTCTCCCTCGACCATGCCATCTGGTTCCACCAGCCGGTGCGCTCCGATGAATGGCTGCTCTTTGTGCAGCATTCACCGTTCGCCGGCGCCGGCCGCTCGCTCAGCACCGCCGAGATCTTCGACCGCAGCGGCAATCTGGTCGCCTCGGTCGCCCAAGAGGGCCTGATCCTCACCCTCGACCCCTGA
- a CDS encoding acyl-CoA dehydrogenase, producing MHRTLYNADHEAFRDSLNTFVARTLQPRAERHAEEHRIDRDCWLEAGRLGFLGLEVPEEYGGSGAEDYRFNAVFNEVLARFSAAYASCFGIHADVVAPYLVELGTEEQKKEWLPRFCAGEVITAIAMTEPSGGSDLANLKTTAVADGSDWILNGAKTFITNGGSADMVVVAARTGPGAGARGVSLFMVDSTLPGFARGRILDKVGQPESDTAELFFSDLRVPAEALLGEVGMGFVSLMQRLPQERIGVAIGNVANASQILDETLAYVKERRAFGQAIGSFQHNKFRLAEMYTKVAVTQSFVDACTDAHTRRELTAEEAAMAKWWSAEIQNEVIDNCVQLWGGYGYMNEYRVARAWKDARVNKIWAGSNEIMKEIIGRKLGL from the coding sequence ATGCACCGCACTCTTTACAACGCCGACCACGAGGCGTTCCGCGACAGCTTGAACACCTTCGTCGCGCGCACCCTGCAGCCCCGCGCCGAGCGCCACGCCGAGGAGCACCGCATCGACCGCGACTGCTGGTTGGAGGCGGGGCGGCTGGGTTTTCTCGGCCTCGAGGTGCCCGAGGAGTACGGAGGATCGGGCGCTGAGGACTACCGCTTCAACGCCGTCTTCAACGAGGTCCTCGCCCGCTTCTCGGCGGCCTACGCGTCTTGCTTCGGGATCCACGCCGACGTCGTCGCGCCGTACCTCGTCGAGCTCGGCACCGAGGAGCAGAAGAAGGAGTGGCTGCCGCGCTTCTGCGCCGGCGAGGTGATCACCGCGATCGCGATGACCGAGCCCTCCGGCGGGTCGGACCTGGCCAACCTCAAGACGACCGCGGTGGCCGACGGGTCGGACTGGATCCTCAACGGCGCCAAGACCTTCATCACCAACGGCGGCAGCGCCGACATGGTCGTCGTCGCCGCCCGAACCGGCCCGGGCGCCGGAGCCCGCGGCGTGAGCCTCTTCATGGTCGATTCGACGCTCCCCGGCTTCGCCCGCGGCCGCATCCTGGACAAGGTCGGACAGCCGGAGTCAGACACCGCTGAGCTCTTTTTCAGCGACCTGCGTGTGCCCGCCGAGGCACTACTCGGCGAGGTCGGCATGGGATTCGTGTCGCTCATGCAGCGGCTCCCCCAGGAGCGCATCGGCGTGGCTATCGGCAATGTTGCCAACGCGTCGCAGATCCTGGACGAGACGCTGGCCTACGTGAAGGAGCGGCGGGCTTTCGGTCAGGCCATCGGCAGCTTCCAGCACAACAAGTTCCGGCTGGCCGAGATGTACACAAAGGTGGCGGTGACCCAGTCCTTCGTCGATGCCTGCACCGACGCCCACACCCGGCGCGAGTTGACGGCCGAGGAGGCCGCGATGGCCAAGTGGTGGTCGGCCGAGATCCAGAACGAGGTCATCGACAACTGCGTCCAGCTCTGGGGCGGCTACGGCTACATGAACGAGTACCGGGTCGCGCGGGCCTGGAAGGACGCCCGAGTGAACAAGATCTGGGCCGGCTCGAACGAGATCATGAAGGAGATCATCGGCCGCAAGCTCGGTCTCTGA
- a CDS encoding Acyl-CoA synthetase (AMP-forming)/AMP-acid ligase II, translating into MRLYPEDRVAGFLRDEWWSGLTWVDHFHNRVDSFGDRISLVDPLNRESITDGPPRRLTWSEVEREVDQLARSLYRAGVRQGDVVGAQLPNIAELPMVYIAVASLGAITCPFPIQYAEHELTQMGRLAGLRAFITVTRANRSRPAERAMNLKAGIESLNAVLAWGEDVPAGAIALDSDLSDTAGDDEYRAYLASISLHPNDCVTLCWTSGTEGVPKGVPRAHGDWEAISLNTISTPRITSDDVLLNPFPMVNAGGMAGMFLPWLMLGARLVQHHPFDLGILLEQIETERVTYTCAPPSVLDAMVATPEVLAGHDVSSLRAVGSGSAPLAGWMIEAWERDRGVEVLNLFGSNEGLILFGCPDTIPDPAERGRLFPRPGDQSFAWRARAGRETLSKLVDVETGEEIDEPGRPGELRVFSPTIFSGYWGGVASPFDEQGYYCTGDIFEITGEGNHLLVYIDRAKDLISRGGYKISAVEVESLLSAHPKVGEVALVGMPDERLGERLCAFVAPRDPDQPPTLEELVNLLQERQVAKFKWPERLEIVPALPRNPVGKVLKRTLRDQLRSESALSLSGAGDSA; encoded by the coding sequence ATGCGTCTCTACCCCGAAGACCGGGTGGCCGGCTTCCTTCGCGACGAGTGGTGGAGTGGGCTGACCTGGGTCGATCATTTCCACAACCGGGTCGACTCCTTCGGCGACCGCATCTCGCTCGTCGATCCGCTCAACCGCGAGTCCATCACCGACGGCCCGCCGCGGCGTCTCACCTGGTCCGAGGTCGAGCGGGAGGTCGATCAGTTGGCGCGCTCGCTCTACCGGGCCGGCGTCCGGCAGGGCGATGTGGTCGGCGCCCAATTGCCAAACATCGCCGAGTTGCCGATGGTGTACATCGCGGTAGCCAGCCTCGGCGCGATCACCTGCCCCTTCCCGATCCAGTACGCCGAACACGAGCTGACCCAGATGGGGCGCCTGGCCGGGCTGCGGGCCTTCATCACGGTGACGCGGGCCAACCGGAGCCGGCCGGCCGAGCGGGCGATGAACCTGAAGGCCGGCATCGAGTCGCTGAACGCGGTACTGGCCTGGGGCGAGGATGTTCCGGCGGGGGCGATCGCGCTCGACAGCGACCTCTCCGACACAGCCGGCGACGATGAGTACCGGGCCTACTTGGCGAGCATCTCGCTGCACCCCAATGACTGCGTCACCCTCTGCTGGACGTCGGGGACCGAAGGCGTGCCGAAGGGTGTGCCGCGGGCCCACGGGGACTGGGAGGCGATCTCGCTCAACACGATCTCCACGCCCCGGATCACCTCCGACGACGTACTCCTCAACCCTTTCCCGATGGTGAATGCCGGCGGCATGGCCGGGATGTTCCTGCCGTGGCTGATGCTCGGTGCCCGCCTGGTGCAGCACCACCCCTTCGACCTCGGCATCCTGCTGGAGCAGATCGAGACCGAACGGGTCACCTACACCTGCGCGCCCCCGTCGGTCCTCGACGCGATGGTCGCCACCCCGGAGGTGTTGGCCGGCCACGACGTCAGTTCGCTGCGCGCTGTGGGTTCTGGTTCGGCCCCGCTGGCCGGCTGGATGATCGAGGCCTGGGAGCGCGACCGCGGAGTCGAGGTGCTGAACCTCTTCGGCTCGAACGAGGGGCTCATTCTCTTCGGCTGCCCGGACACGATCCCTGACCCGGCCGAGCGTGGACGCCTCTTCCCACGCCCGGGCGACCAGAGCTTCGCCTGGCGCGCGCGAGCCGGCCGCGAGACGCTCTCCAAGCTCGTCGACGTCGAGACCGGCGAGGAGATCGACGAGCCCGGACGCCCCGGCGAACTAAGAGTCTTCTCGCCCACCATCTTCTCCGGTTACTGGGGTGGGGTCGCGTCACCCTTTGACGAGCAGGGTTATTACTGCACCGGTGACATCTTCGAGATCACCGGCGAGGGAAACCATCTGCTGGTCTACATCGATCGGGCGAAGGATCTGATCAGCCGTGGCGGGTACAAGATCTCGGCCGTCGAGGTCGAGTCCCTGCTGAGTGCCCACCCCAAGGTCGGAGAGGTGGCACTGGTCGGCATGCCGGACGAGCGGCTCGGTGAGCGGCTCTGCGCCTTCGTCGCGCCTCGCGACCCCGACCAGCCCCCGACGCTGGAGGAACTGGTCAACCTGCTGCAGGAGCGGCAGGTGGCGAAGTTCAAGTGGCCGGAGCGGTTGGAGATCGTCCCGGCGCTACCGCGCAATCCGGTCGGGAAGGTCCTCAAGCGCACGCTGCGCGATCAGCTGCGGAGCGAGTCGGCGTTGTCGCTGAGCGGCGCCGGTGACTCCGCGTGA
- a CDS encoding 3-oxoacyl-[acyl-carrier protein] reductase, translated as MTGGRFAGQVALVTGASRGIGLAIAQQFVAESGRVCVTARNADGLADAVAALGGAEHAIAVAGKANDLAHQQDAVQRTLSTFGRIDVLVNNTGVNPVSGPLVDLDLDAARKIMDVNVVAALSWVQQVYRAWMQQNGGAIVNVASVAGLRAAADIGFYGASKAALMHLTQQLATELGPQIRVNAVAPAVVKTKFAAMLYEGKEQSVVERYPLGRLGAPEDIAAAVAFLAGAGASWVTGQVLVVDGGLTLGGGV; from the coding sequence GTGACGGGCGGACGATTCGCCGGTCAGGTGGCCCTGGTGACCGGCGCCAGCCGTGGCATCGGTCTGGCGATTGCCCAGCAATTCGTAGCCGAATCGGGGCGGGTCTGCGTCACTGCCCGTAACGCTGACGGTCTCGCCGACGCGGTGGCGGCACTCGGCGGGGCGGAGCATGCCATCGCGGTCGCCGGCAAGGCGAATGACCTGGCCCATCAGCAGGACGCGGTGCAGCGCACCCTCAGCACCTTTGGCCGTATTGACGTGCTGGTCAACAACACCGGCGTCAATCCCGTCTCCGGCCCGCTCGTTGACCTCGACCTCGACGCCGCCCGCAAGATCATGGACGTCAATGTCGTCGCCGCCCTCTCCTGGGTCCAGCAGGTCTATCGCGCCTGGATGCAGCAGAACGGCGGGGCGATCGTGAACGTCGCCTCGGTGGCCGGACTACGCGCCGCCGCCGACATCGGGTTCTACGGGGCCAGCAAGGCCGCGCTCATGCACCTCACCCAGCAGTTGGCCACCGAACTGGGTCCGCAGATCAGGGTGAACGCAGTCGCTCCGGCCGTAGTGAAGACCAAGTTCGCGGCCATGCTCTACGAGGGAAAGGAGCAGTCGGTCGTCGAGCGCTATCCGCTCGGACGGCTGGGTGCCCCGGAGGACATCGCGGCCGCCGTCGCCTTCCTGGCCGGCGCCGGCGCGAGTTGGGTGACCGGTCAAGTGCTGGTCGTCGATGGTGGGCTCACCCTCGGCGGCGGCGTCTGA
- a CDS encoding transcriptional regulator, HxlR family, translating into MGTFLELIGGTGSNRVTLLSEGGPNAIAVAEGIVGDEWTLWIVQMALHGVTQYNEWLRAGPISSSVLTARLARLVEYDIMERVPYNSRPPRNDYRLTARGRQMWSILLTMWAWEQTWVNDESEHLPLMRHTRCGKIFNPVLHCDACEREVEARNIRARPGPSGDWSRNVPSAATRRRSHSGARPLELVDQTMALVGNRWSAALLGSAFMGATRFGEFASQMGAPPTIVAERLRTFQEIGILQQSPNPQRTDWAVYHLTDKGRAFFPVLASVLEWGQRWFHAPEGPALRLEHVVCRRTFHPRLMCDQCHERLRGHAVQVVRAGDVAQEEA; encoded by the coding sequence GTGGGGACGTTCTTGGAACTAATCGGCGGCACTGGTAGCAATCGGGTCACGCTGCTCAGCGAGGGAGGGCCCAACGCGATCGCAGTCGCCGAGGGGATCGTCGGTGACGAGTGGACGCTGTGGATCGTGCAGATGGCGCTGCACGGTGTCACCCAGTACAACGAGTGGCTGCGGGCCGGGCCGATCTCGAGTTCGGTGCTGACTGCCCGGCTGGCCCGCCTGGTCGAGTACGACATCATGGAGCGGGTTCCTTACAACTCGCGCCCGCCCCGCAATGACTATCGGTTGACCGCCCGCGGCCGGCAGATGTGGTCGATTCTGCTCACGATGTGGGCCTGGGAACAGACCTGGGTCAACGACGAGAGCGAACACCTCCCGCTGATGCGCCACACGCGCTGCGGCAAGATCTTCAATCCCGTACTGCACTGCGACGCCTGTGAACGTGAGGTGGAGGCCCGTAACATCCGGGCTCGTCCGGGGCCGAGTGGCGACTGGTCGCGCAATGTGCCATCTGCGGCCACCCGGCGCCGCTCACACTCCGGTGCGCGCCCGCTGGAGCTCGTCGACCAGACCATGGCCCTGGTCGGCAACCGCTGGTCGGCGGCGCTGCTCGGATCGGCCTTCATGGGCGCCACCCGCTTCGGCGAATTCGCCTCTCAGATGGGGGCTCCGCCGACGATCGTGGCCGAACGCCTCCGTACTTTCCAGGAGATCGGCATCCTGCAGCAGAGCCCGAACCCGCAGCGCACTGACTGGGCGGTCTATCACCTGACCGACAAGGGACGCGCCTTCTTCCCGGTGCTCGCCTCGGTGCTGGAGTGGGGGCAGCGTTGGTTTCACGCTCCTGAGGGGCCGGCCCTGCGGCTGGAGCACGTCGTCTGCCGCCGCACCTTTCACCCGCGCCTGATGTGCGACCAGTGCCACGAGCGGCTACGCGGGCACGCGGTGCAGGTCGTGCGCGCGGGCGACGTCGCCCAAGAAGAGGCCTGA
- a CDS encoding Short-chain dehydrogenase has translation MSASVAGCVALVSGGNRGIGRAFVEELLSGGAAKVYCGARNVADVPSELVAAGAVAVQLDITDLDSVAAAAQLCSDTTVVINNAGLHGRDRLVQASDPQMARQEMEVNYFGTLNMTREFAPVLAANGGGAIVNVLSVAGAIPTAFMGGYSPAKSAALFLSIISRAELEPQNTSVTALIVGSVDTRMADHVDGAKEDPRDIALAGLGAMARGERIFDTDRMAVEARAKYSLDPVRWERGMAKVMRAGAPPSTGR, from the coding sequence GTGAGCGCCAGCGTTGCCGGCTGCGTGGCGCTGGTCAGCGGTGGCAACCGCGGTATCGGCCGCGCGTTCGTCGAGGAGCTGCTCAGCGGCGGTGCGGCCAAGGTCTACTGCGGTGCCCGCAATGTGGCCGACGTGCCCAGTGAGCTGGTCGCGGCCGGCGCGGTCGCCGTGCAGCTGGACATCACCGACCTCGACTCGGTCGCGGCGGCCGCCCAGCTCTGTTCGGACACGACCGTCGTCATCAACAACGCCGGGCTGCACGGACGGGACCGCCTGGTCCAGGCCAGCGACCCGCAGATGGCCCGTCAGGAGATGGAGGTCAACTACTTCGGCACCCTGAACATGACTCGCGAGTTCGCGCCGGTACTGGCCGCCAACGGCGGCGGGGCGATCGTGAACGTCCTCTCGGTTGCCGGTGCGATTCCCACGGCATTCATGGGTGGTTACTCGCCGGCGAAGTCGGCCGCGCTCTTCCTCTCGATCATCTCCCGTGCCGAGCTCGAGCCGCAGAACACAAGTGTCACGGCACTGATCGTCGGTTCGGTGGACACCCGGATGGCCGACCACGTCGACGGCGCCAAGGAGGACCCGCGTGACATCGCGCTGGCCGGCCTGGGTGCGATGGCCCGCGGCGAGCGGATCTTCGACACCGACCGGATGGCCGTCGAGGCGCGGGCGAAGTACTCGCTGGACCCGGTGCGCTGGGAGCGGGGCATGGCCAAGGTCATGCGGGCCGGCGCACCACCGTCAACCGGACGCTGA
- a CDS encoding SnoaL-like domain-containing protein: protein MTDLDPRLQLLLDKQQITELLTRYLRAIDRADIATLRACYLPGATEEHGGIYSGPAQGYIDTIEASLANPRSVGTHTLSNILIDVDGDCARSEHYVLAMTRVRAADGTVSDSLVASRIIDNLERRDGEWGITRRRLRFDWAQDLGPRPTRWVHGQLDPANLLHGQKFPDDIVYEPLLNSTIGASA from the coding sequence ATGACCGATCTTGACCCCCGACTGCAGCTGCTGCTCGACAAGCAGCAGATCACCGAGTTGCTGACTCGCTACCTGCGAGCCATCGACCGCGCCGACATCGCCACGCTGCGAGCGTGCTACCTCCCCGGCGCCACCGAGGAGCACGGCGGAATCTATTCCGGCCCGGCTCAGGGCTACATCGACACGATCGAGGCCAGCCTGGCCAACCCCCGCTCGGTCGGCACCCACACGCTCTCGAACATCCTCATCGACGTCGATGGTGACTGCGCCCGGTCCGAGCACTACGTGCTCGCGATGACCCGGGTACGGGCCGCCGATGGGACCGTCAGCGATTCCCTCGTCGCCTCGCGCATCATCGACAACCTCGAGCGTCGTGACGGAGAGTGGGGAATCACCCGACGCCGCCTGCGTTTTGACTGGGCGCAGGATCTCGGCCCCCGGCCGACGCGTTGGGTCCATGGTCAACTCGACCCGGCCAACCTGCTTCACGGGCAGAAGTTCCCCGATGACATTGTCTACGAACCACTGCTGAACTCGACCATCGGAGCCTCTGCGTGA
- a CDS encoding branched-chain amino acid transport system ATP-binding protein gives MLEVKDLVLKFGGITALDSINFTVADNEICGLIGPNGAGKTSLFNCITRIYRPSEGSITFNDRDLLALRRHEIVKYGVARTFQNLALFPTLTVMQNTMVGAHSRSTPRLIPSILSWPTTHKARRDLESEAWYLLEKLELTDIAFQPAKGLPFGTLKRVELARALMSRPSMLLLDEPAGGLTHAEVHDLGQVIVALKKEFGFSALLVEHHMGLVMGISDHVVAMDFGRKIADGLPVEVQQSPQVVAAYLGRAA, from the coding sequence GTGCTAGAGGTAAAGGATCTGGTTCTCAAATTCGGCGGCATCACGGCGTTGGACAGCATCAACTTCACCGTCGCCGACAACGAGATCTGCGGACTCATCGGGCCCAACGGTGCCGGAAAGACCTCGCTCTTCAACTGCATCACCCGGATCTACAGACCCAGCGAAGGCTCGATCACATTCAACGACCGCGACCTGCTCGCGCTGCGTCGCCACGAGATCGTCAAGTACGGCGTCGCCCGGACGTTCCAGAACCTGGCCCTCTTCCCGACGCTCACCGTCATGCAGAACACCATGGTCGGCGCCCACTCCCGCAGCACGCCCCGCCTCATCCCCTCGATCCTGAGCTGGCCGACGACGCACAAGGCACGCCGGGATCTCGAATCAGAGGCCTGGTACCTGCTCGAGAAACTCGAACTCACCGACATCGCCTTCCAGCCGGCCAAGGGCCTGCCCTTCGGCACGCTGAAGCGCGTCGAGCTGGCTCGCGCCCTGATGAGCCGTCCCTCGATGCTCCTCCTCGACGAGCCGGCCGGCGGCCTAACCCACGCCGAGGTTCACGATTTGGGGCAGGTGATCGTCGCGCTGAAGAAGGAGTTCGGGTTCAGCGCACTGCTCGTGGAGCACCACATGGGGCTGGTCATGGGCATCTCCGACCACGTCGTCGCGATGGACTTCGGACGCAAGATCGCCGACGGCCTACCGGTCGAAGTGCAGCAGTCCCCGCAGGTCGTCGCGGCATACCTGGGGCGTGCGGCATGA
- a CDS encoding branched-chain amino acid transport system ATP-binding protein, whose protein sequence is MTAPLLETRNLRAGYGAANVLHGLDLSVNTGEVVVVLGANGAGKTTLMRAIAGTIPHSGDILVDGQAVGNARPETMLQRGVGLVPQGRGTLTDMTVRDNLRVGATSRKSASEMAEDIDKWCTIFPPLAKRRDQIAGTLSGGEQQMLAVARAMMARPRLLMCDEVSLGLAPIIVQELFRVLREVNESSGTALLLVEQNAELALDIASRVYLLEVGSVAASGESEVFRSNDAIRRSYLGY, encoded by the coding sequence ATGACGGCGCCCCTGCTCGAGACCCGCAACCTGCGCGCGGGCTACGGCGCGGCGAACGTGCTGCACGGGCTTGACCTCAGCGTCAACACCGGCGAGGTCGTGGTCGTCCTCGGCGCCAACGGAGCCGGAAAGACCACGCTGATGCGAGCCATCGCCGGCACCATCCCGCACAGCGGCGACATCCTCGTCGACGGCCAGGCCGTCGGGAACGCCCGCCCGGAGACGATGCTGCAGCGCGGCGTCGGCCTGGTCCCGCAGGGGCGCGGCACGCTCACCGACATGACCGTGCGGGACAACCTGCGGGTCGGGGCCACCAGTCGCAAGTCGGCCTCTGAGATGGCCGAGGACATCGACAAGTGGTGCACGATCTTCCCGCCATTGGCCAAGCGGCGTGACCAGATCGCCGGGACCCTCTCCGGCGGCGAGCAGCAGATGCTCGCCGTGGCCCGCGCGATGATGGCCCGCCCCCGACTGCTCATGTGCGACGAGGTGAGCCTGGGCCTCGCGCCGATCATCGTCCAGGAACTCTTCCGAGTTCTGCGGGAAGTGAACGAGAGTTCCGGTACCGCGCTGCTGCTCGTGGAGCAGAACGCCGAACTCGCCCTGGACATCGCGTCCCGGGTCTACCTGCTCGAAGTCGGCTCGGTCGCCGCCAGTGGCGAGAGCGAAGTCTTCCGCAGCAACGACGCCATCCGACGTTCGTACCTCGGCTACTGA
- a CDS encoding branched-chain amino acid transport system permease protein — translation MEIFLDRLFSGLTSGSIYALIALALVVVFRSSSTINFAQGEFALFTCFVAWWLTTKGMPMWIGLIAAMVVGFAMGVVVERMLIRPVRRRNETAVLIVGLGLFTALNGLDGWVWGPADKLFPELLPSSPSDYITIGGARLHYDSIGIMLGLALVVVLLTLLFNRTSLGLQMRAVATNPESASLSGVKVGNVLSISWGISSAIGAFAGVLLIPVLPPNELDLSSFFSILIFASAAALFGGLDSIKGAVVGGVGLGVAESMLNGYGTFLGGSLQLTFALLIIVIVLVFKPTGVFGARRVERV, via the coding sequence GTGGAAATCTTTCTCGACCGGTTGTTCTCCGGACTCACCTCGGGCTCGATCTACGCGCTCATCGCGCTGGCCCTCGTCGTGGTCTTCCGTAGTTCATCGACGATCAACTTTGCCCAGGGCGAGTTCGCCCTCTTTACCTGCTTCGTCGCCTGGTGGCTCACCACCAAGGGAATGCCCATGTGGATCGGCCTCATCGCAGCCATGGTCGTCGGCTTCGCGATGGGTGTCGTCGTGGAGCGGATGCTCATCAGACCGGTGCGCAGACGGAACGAGACCGCGGTATTGATTGTGGGGTTAGGCCTCTTCACCGCCCTCAACGGCCTGGACGGATGGGTCTGGGGGCCGGCGGACAAGCTCTTCCCCGAACTGCTCCCGAGCAGCCCGTCGGACTACATCACCATCGGCGGCGCTCGACTGCACTACGACTCGATCGGCATCATGCTCGGGCTGGCCCTGGTCGTCGTCCTGCTCACCCTGCTCTTCAACCGCACTTCCCTCGGCCTGCAGATGCGGGCCGTGGCGACCAACCCGGAATCGGCGTCACTCTCCGGGGTGAAGGTCGGAAACGTGCTCAGTATCAGCTGGGGAATCTCCTCGGCCATTGGCGCCTTCGCCGGTGTCCTGCTGATCCCGGTGCTCCCGCCCAACGAACTCGATCTGAGTTCCTTCTTCTCCATCCTGATCTTCGCCTCCGCGGCCGCCCTCTTCGGCGGCCTGGACAGCATCAAGGGCGCAGTCGTGGGTGGGGTCGGGCTCGGCGTCGCGGAGTCGATGCTGAACGGCTACGGCACGTTCCTCGGCGGTTCGCTGCAACTGACGTTCGCCCTGCTGATCATCGTGATTGTCCTGGTATTCAAGCCCACCGGCGTATTCGGTGCCCGTCGAGTGGAGCGAGTGTGA